One Thermosphaera aggregans DNA segment encodes these proteins:
- a CDS encoding glycosyltransferase: MKGRFNVIITTGIPVLESIPAFLMAKLLRIPVIIEETHWYWPSTLISKLMWPINKLMCSKTDLIICPGKRAYVYWRSLGIPREKIKIVHFYTSILQPTPENIESARRIRDKFSGKVIILYFGRLIKKKGVDYLIKAFAKLERS, translated from the coding sequence TTGAAAGGTCGTTTTAATGTAATAATTACGACAGGTATTCCTGTTTTAGAGTCTATACCAGCATTTCTCATGGCTAAGCTTTTACGTATTCCCGTGATAATTGAAGAAACGCACTGGTACTGGCCTAGCACACTTATCTCTAAATTAATGTGGCCCATAAATAAATTGATGTGTTCTAAAACCGACTTAATAATTTGTCCAGGTAAACGAGCGTATGTCTATTGGCGATCACTAGGTATACCTAGAGAAAAAATCAAAATTGTGCACTTCTATACAAGTATACTTCAACCGACTCCCGAAAATATAGAGTCTGCTAGACGTATTCGCGATAAATTCAGCGGTAAAGTTATCATATTGTACTTTGGTAGATTGATAAAGAAAAAAGGTGTGGATTATTTAATTAAAGCATTTGCAAAATTAGAGAGAAGTTGA
- a CDS encoding glycosyltransferase family 4 protein, with amino-acid sequence MIAGDGPERHNLENLCKELKVKNVVFIGAVSEDVKPGYFLAADIYVYPSITLELPEEWPLGVVEAMSVGKPVIVTTAVGSAPDVVQHGVNGYIIPEKDVDASYNALKSLVLDKDLREKMGLASKKIVENAYTYEHAVKGLAEAIIIALRNKIKGKTKDYMG; translated from the coding sequence ATTATAGCTGGAGATGGACCTGAAAGACATAATTTAGAAAACCTATGTAAAGAATTGAAAGTGAAAAACGTTGTATTTATCGGTGCCGTGTCCGAAGATGTTAAACCAGGCTATTTCTTGGCGGCAGATATTTATGTTTATCCTTCAATTACACTAGAACTACCCGAGGAGTGGCCTTTAGGCGTAGTTGAAGCTATGTCAGTTGGAAAACCCGTTATTGTTACCACAGCTGTTGGTTCTGCTCCCGACGTAGTTCAACATGGAGTTAATGGTTATATCATTCCAGAAAAAGACGTAGATGCTTCATATAATGCCCTGAAAAGCTTAGTCTTGGACAAGGATTTGAGAGAAAAGATGGGACTAGCTTCTAAGAAAATCGTAGAAAACGCTTACACGTATGAACATGCCGTTAAGGGTTTAGCTGAAGCAATAATAATAGCTCTCCGTAATAAAATAAAAGGTAAAACAAAAGATTACATGGGTTAG